The following is a genomic window from Carassius carassius chromosome 24, fCarCar2.1, whole genome shotgun sequence.
ATTCAGTTCGGGACTTCGGAGCGCGAATCTTTTGATTTAAAGCAGAACTTCGGAGATGACTCGTGAATCATTTTGTGAATCGAATGATTCGGATCAGGTTTGCGAAACATTATACAGGGttcgtttcccaaaagcataggctagttgctaactaagttagcacctttgttggttgcaataaaTTTCCGATTGCCAACCAGGTTAGctactatgcttttgggaaacgcaccacAGATCCGGACTTGGGAGCCCAAattgctgatttaaaaaaaaaaatatatatatatatatatatatatatatatataagagtaaAAATTATAAGAGTAGAGAACATAACACCATTAAGGCTGTacagtaataaaaacaaaaataaaaatttcttaagaaaattaaccattaaaataaaagtgtatGAAGTTTTGACTGTTTTAGGATTAACAGAACTTTGGATAGTTTTATAGACTTGTCTAGATCTTTGAATAAAGAAAAGACAGGTTAAGAGACAGATTTGTATGTAGGCATATGAGAAATTAGCTTGCTggaaacagaaatgaaattatattttcctATATTCTATTCTAAGTAGTCAAACAATCCAAagaaaacatcctcaaaatggaAAGTAAAGTCATTTAATCgcctaaaatataaaatgtgaaagtttttatatttaatgtgaataaTGTTTTTCATTATTCTAAGAATGCTAAAATGTCCACAAATGTTTTTGCGTTTAGATAATTAtttaaagattacaaaaaaaacaaaaatgtattgaaaaatttTATCGAGTCACATTAGGCTACTCCATAAATGATTTGTCTTAACACTTATCCCTTACAACACAAGGACATCACAGAGACCTCTATATGACGTCTGCAAGACGTATTGTTTTTAGAGTATTTGCTCATCTGCATTACATCAATAGGACGTTTCCTATCACATGTTACTACGACGTTCAGAAGATGTCTATAAGATGTTTGTGATTTAGAATGCGTGTAAAACTGACACCTTAAAGACGTCTGCACACAGCAGATGTTTTCCAGATGAAGCAATCTTTAACAGACCTCTTGCAGACATATCTGTGCTATCTGGCTCACAACCTTTCAAGGAAACGTCTCACGACTTTCACAACGTTTTTAAAAGTCATATCTCAGATTGCACACGTttacgtctgcaagatgtctgttaaagattgcTTCATAAACATCTAAACGTGTATttgagcaaacactctaaaaatactcttgcagatgtaaatgcgaCGCCAAATAGACGTCTCCGTGATGTACGCGTGCTATCAGGGGGATTGCTTTTAAAGAACATTAAGAAAATATTCTGTTTGTTGGACGTTAAATGAGATGTTTTATTGGAATTGTTTcatgttaaatgtttaattccCAAGAAGTTCctcataaaatgcatataaactgCAGGCTCGTTGAATTGTTTTATTCCTCTGACCTCGCACTCAAACAAGCTTTGCACGGCAGAAACGATCATATCCAGGGTGTTTTCACCAATCCGGGTCAGATTTCATGTTGGTTTCACTTCCTAGTTGACATGGAAGGTGCGGAACCAGGCGAACTACATTCGGTCACTCCTCCGCAGATTCCGACGCTTTCGTTTTCATGTCGAAAATGGctcaaatttattaaaatataatatatggtAATTGCAGAACTCGATCTCGCTTGATTCCCGGCCTCGGACACCGACACTGACCCGACTCCCGGCCGCCCGTCGGTGAAGCGCCCGGGCTGAATGCATCTTCACTAGGGCTGATGGTCTGGTGTTGAGCAGGTTCTGCTGTGAAATGGGCTCTTACAAGAGTGAGGGCTCTCACCTGAAGCTGCTGACTTCACACAGAGAGCTGCTGGTGGAGCGGGTGAAGAACACGCAGTGCATTCTGGACAATCTCCAGATGAACGGCTTCATCTGCACCGAAGACATCGAGATCATACACCGCAGCAGCACCAAAACTGACCAGGTACAGCAATAACCCCAGAAATGCTTTAAGATGCATGAACATGCCTGTCGTTAGGTAGATTATTACATATATCAGTAGCCTACAACTATCTCTGTACCATGCTACATACCTGTTATAAAAACTTCTAAAAATAGGTTATATAAGAAATATATGAATTTACTGTACCTTCCACAAATCCTTAATCAGAacagaaagtcttaaattcatagccatggcattaaatgttgtaTGCATTGCTAACATTGAATAtcttccactgtatttttttttaacttgatttCCATAATCTTAAATCAAGTTACATTTACTTTAGTTTTTCCGAGAAACGGATCCAAATGAAGTGAGTTTAAGCTTAAAACAAGAACTAATATTCGCCAATGTGGTCAGAAAACCTTGTTTTTGTCCCTTTCAGTTAAGCTGATTTCTAGTAGGTTGTGCGCAGatatttgttagttttttgtttctcaagtaaatgcatcttggtaaacaaaacaaaaaaaatctgatatttgCATTGGAAAAAAAATTGCAGTGTGATCAGAAGCTACAATAAAAGTTATTTCCATATCCTAGTTTTTCCAAATTCTACAGGcagatttctttctttattttttttgtaaatagaggTTATAGTAATAGAGGTTAgtttaaaaaaagctttataGTGCCGCTCACTCAACTCTTTGTGTCTAGCTTTGGTCTTAAAATATCTTCTgttaaaatgtacaattttatgttttacataaatacacaatatatttcacagttaatcaactCACCTCATTTTCGGACATGCAGGTTCGCAAAATCTTGGAGCTTGTTCAGAGTAAAGGAGAGGAGTGCTCTGCGTATTTCATACACGTTCTTCATGAAGCATACGACGCTTACATTGATCTGCGGCCTTGGTTTGAAGAAATTCGGTATACGCCATTAGACACTATTAGTGTCATACCAGTGGTGAACACAGACCCGAGTGagtagtttaatttaaaatgacatataacattttagaaacatgGAAAACATGAAAAGAATAGTCCAGATCAatgttcataataaaaaaaaaatgttttagtcagATTTTTATTTGGCATGCCATACTGTAGGACACTATACTTATGCACTTGAATATTTAATGAGAATATTCCACTGAATGTTTTTGCATCTTTGCAGTTAGCAAGTACTGTGAGAAGCTCAGATATGAGCTGGGAAGAGACACTCAGTTCATCACATCGTACTCGAAGAGCGAGGAGACGCCGCTGGAGGATCTTTACACGGACACTCAGATGGAGCTCCTGAACGATAGAGGTGAGAGTTTAGGATACTTACAGAGTCTGGATGAGCTTTTGGGAGACCAGGGAGTCTTCAACTCGCAGGCGGAGACCATCTTCATCACCGGCGACGCTGGCGTCGGCAAATCCATCGTTCTTCAGAAACTCCAGAATCTGTGGTCCAGAAGGGAGCTGAAGACTCACGCCAAGTTCTTCTTCAAGTTCAGATGCAGGATGTTTAGCGCCTTTAAAGAGACCGATGAGATCTCGCTGAAGGATCTGATCTTTAAACACAACTGCTATCCGGACAGCGACGTCGATAACGAGGTCTTCACCTACATCTTACGGTTCCCGGAGACGGTGCTTTTCACCTTTGACGGATACGATGAAATCCAAACGGATTTCGATTTGGATAACGTGCCGGAAACGGTTTCCCCGGAAGAAAAGACCCGTCCACTTTTGCTTCTCATGAATCTGCTTTGCGGAAAATTGCTCAAAGGTTCCTGGAAGATTCTGACTGCACGAAGTGGCACCGAGATCCAAAGCAGAGTGATCTGGAAGAAAGTCTATTTGAAGGGATTCTCCCCTGAACACCTGAAGAAGTACACAGCTTTGCATTTCCCAGAGAAGGAACACAGGACAATGGTGACCGATCAACTGGACGCCAACCCTCACCTCTGCGGTCTTTGCTCTGTCCCGTTGTTCAGCTGGATCATCCTCAAGAGCTTCAAGCATCTTCATTCGGTTTATGACAACTTTGAGTTGCCGGATTCTTGCATTACGCTCACAAACGTCTTCTTGCTTCTTTCCGAGGTCTTTCTTGGACACTCGACTGCACGTCCTGGTCTTTTAAAAGGGAGTACGAGGTGTCCTGCGGAGACTTTTAAAAATGGAGAGCGTAAGCTTGCGGCCTTCGCTCGACTGGCCTTGAACGGTCTCCAACGAGGAGGACTTGTGTTCAGCATTGAGGAAGTGACATCCTGTGGATTAGAAGATGAAATCCTTCAGTTTGGGTTTCTGAGGCCTGCTTCTCATTACGATGGATGCGGAGGCTCTGCAACCTTCGAGTTTCTCCACGAGACCCTCCAGGCCTTCTTAGCGGCGTTTGCATTGGTGCTGGACTCCAAAATCACTCCTGAATCTATTTTAAGTTTCTTCTCCAAATGCGAATACAAGAGGTCGTCGCATTTCTCCTGCTTGCCTTGCTTGAGAAAGTCGAGACCTAGAGATAAAGACCCTTTTCAAACCAACTTCCAGTTCaccaatttattcctgtgtggcCTCTTGTCCAAACCCAACGCGGCACTCCTGGAGCATCTCGTTCCTCCAGCATCATTGAAACAGAAGCGCAAGATACTAAAGTCGTATCTGTCCAACAGCGTGAGGACGCATCTTAAAGGCCTTCCTCGATATCCATCCACAGACATTGAGGGCGACAAGGTGCATGCAATGCCAAACTTCTTGTGGATGCTGCGGTGCATATTTGAGACAAACAGCGAGGACATTGCAAAGATGACGGCCAACGGCATATCGGCGGATTACATTAAGATCGCCTTCTGTAACATTTACTCGGCCGACTGCAGTGCGTTGAACTTTGTCCTCCACCACCGTAGGAAGCACCTGGGGGTCGACATGGACAATAACAACATCAACGATTATGGCGTGAAGCAACTGAGACCGTCCTTCAGCAAAATGACCGTAATAAGGTAAGAAAAGCCAGACAGGGGTTGGCTTTCCCCTAAACTAGAACTACTCAAAACTAATGGAATTACTAGGAGACTGAACAACAAATTAAGTTCCCACCTTTGTTTTCCAGATTTTGCGTGAATCAGCTGACGGACAGCAGTATTGAGGTTCTGGCAGAGGAACTTATCAGACACAAAGTCATTAAGGTCTTGGGGTGCGTTCATCCATTCATCTTCATTGTGTCGTTGGGTTTTATATAGACTTCATTCAATCCTCTTTTCTTTGCACTTTCAGGCTTTACAAAAACTACATCACTGATGTTGGAGCCAAACTAGTAGCGAAGATCATTGAAGAATGTCCACACTTGAAGGTCGTTAAGTAGGTATCTCGTCATTGCATGTTGCTAATAGAAGAATCTTTAACTAATAACATTCCCCGTGATAAGAGGACATGGTGCACGATTTGGAGAGATTTATGATTTTGTATGCATGCACAtctattttaaagatgttttacacattaaaaatcCATTGCTCTAAAAAATCATTACTGACAAAACCACGTGTTCAACATTTGTACTTCTAAACCCGTCATTGAATTGTTTTGGAGCATTTAGCAAGTGTGTTTTGATTTGACTGCAGCTTATAAAACATTCCTCTGGTGTGTGCATGGTTTTATTGATGGAATTAAAAATAGTTTGCAATACCTTCCAGACGATGCACACTTTAAAAACGACCTGTAAGGATAAGGATATATAGATGCATAATTCATCAGTTGTCACTTTAGATTAATTGTATACATTTGTTTGTGCTTCCCATAGGCTTGGCTGCAACAACATCACAGGTGTGGGTGGGAAATACCTTGCCAGTGCAATTCACAAGAGCAAATCTATCTTTGATGTAGGGTAAGAACATGTACAGGAGCATTTAAACCCAGGCTTTTAACTTATATCGCCATAATATCATACAATACTgctctttttttaatgcatgttttttctTTGGAATTCCTGTTTTGAGGGTTTTAAACTGAATTGTAGAGAAATGATCAAAAACTATGGTAAAGGTTTGGTGAAACTAAATTAATTGCTTGCAGAATGTGGGGAAACACCATCGGTGACGAGGGCGCAGATGCATTTGCAGAGGCTTTGAAGAATCACCCAAGCCTGACCAATCTCAGGTAAGTCTGGCCTCATCAAATGAATCTCCTGTGTCCATTATGAGAAATTCAACTAAGATAAAGATCGAGCAATCGGAGATTGATCATTTCAATGTCGTTTAGTCTCTCTGCCAATGGCATAACGTCTCACGGTGGAAGAAGTCTGGCAAAAGCACTGAAGGAAAACAAAAGCCTTCACATCTTCTGGTACGACTGAATTTCATATTTTCTCATGCATGTGAAAATACAAAGATTTTCATTCTTATTTAATGTGGTTATTTTTCAGGTTGATACAGAACAAAATCTCTGATGATGCAGCGTCAGACTTTGCTGATGCCTTCAGATCCAACTCTGCTCTGACGCATCTGATGTACGAGCGATTATTCCTCATTATTTCAGCAATGCACAGTAATATCTAATTTACATATGGTGCATGCTAATTTTGCCATACATTTAGTTTATAGCATTCACTTTGTGCATAAACAAGTGCAATCTTTTTGCTGCATCTTGCATGCTTTGCTTGACAAATTTTATGGATATGCACTGTAGCCTACGGCCATTATCGTATGTGGACAACATTCAATTTAGTGACTCAAAAATCACTCAGTAAGCTAAATGCATGTCTTCTGAAAATGCCAAACATTGGTTACACATACCTGAGATCTTCACCTGTGTGCTGTAAGACAACTAAACATACACAATGCTTGGTAATTTATTAACTATTAGATAAGGATATGGTTTATCTTTTTGATGAATGCGTAtaaaatttgatcaaaaattattATGATAATAATCCAACTCTCTATAGGCTAATAGAAAACGCGTTCACCATTCAAGGAGCCAAAGAGATGTCTGAAGGCCTGACTAACAACACTACACTGAAGGAAGTCAAGTAAGATCTGCGATTTGATCCAAAAACTAGAGTTTGCATCATTTTAATGGCATAAAAGCTGTAATAGAAGATTATTCAGTTTCTCCAGATTTTAAAGCGTTGCATTACTCTTTGCAATGAAGTACAATCTCATAATGCATTGCAACAAGCATGTCAAACATGCCAAAGAAAAGTAGTGATAAAATGCTCTGCATAATACAACACAAATCAACTATTTTACGCAGTATTGGGGTGTGCAATGTATTTCATCACATCAACTTGCAAACTATATTGAGTTGAGTATCATCTCAATGCAGATCGATCCAAATCGCTCACTAATTAGGTCTCTTactaggcagctcactaggttttggaacagagccctaGTTTTCCCTTTTAACTAACCTTACGTGAGCAGATCAGGTCTTCCATTTTTTACACATTTCCACATTTTCTGGTTTGTTCACAGCATTAAAGGAAGCCGGGTTTCTGAAGAAGAAGAACAACTCTATGAGGGTGACAAGCGGCTTCGCTTCCACTGAGAAGAAACATTAAAACACgtgatttgagaaaaaaaaaacctgtgagaAAAGGAAGTTGGTGTAATGCCACAGACACTGGTTTACTTCAGAATCAGAAGAACCACTGTAAAGGCAAAACCCATTTAAGACTTTCAGATTTATTACTGCGCGAGATTGTCGAGTGAATCTCTTTATAGTTAATAGATCGGCTGGGAATGACAAAAGCAAGTAAGTTAATCAATGCACAAGTTAGGTGCATCCCtactttttatacatttcattttagaagtatttttttaatgcactgcATGATCTCGTGAATAATTGTACTATACATTTCGTTCATTGTTACACCTTCAGAAAGTAAAATGCATTgacacacaacaaacaaaccaGGAACATGACAAAAGAATCTGCAAATGCATTTGGttacaattatttctgaaaagatataatgcattacattacacattatgaatgtcttgtaatgcattatgcataaagACTTCAAGTGTTATCAggatttttaatctattttatatattcatgTATTTGCTTTTATCAATCGGAGAAATCATTTAATGCATTCAGTGATTGTAGTCAAGTAGAtgattaaaaaacattgcaaataaatctctctctcacacacacacacacacacacacacacacacacacacacacacacacacacagaaggacATCCAGACAAGTATGTAAAGATCTGTGCTTCAAAAGATTTAGCTGTTTTTAATCTCATTAactctgtacattttttttttacacatatggAATGTCACATTATttctaaatcattaaaaaataaaaaccttatgATCATCCGGGTGGCCAGTGTTAACCTTTCACATTGAGATGTTTCTGTTTGCTTCCTTTGCATCTCTTCAGGAAGTTGCGTAACTAGCTGTTATGTTTCTCTCGACTGCTGCAAGGATGAGAAATGAGTAGCAAATAGTTCGGTGGCAAACTAAACAAACAGTGTGCATCACAAGCTTTGATCCGGCCGGATGCATCAGGTTCAGATCTGCTGGAAACAGACGTTTGCGTAAAGCAGCAAATTGTCAAAGAATATCAGCATGGATTTATTAATCACCTAATGATATCTCATAAAAGAAACATTGCAAATGATCTAATATCTGATAAGGCTTTTTAAAAATAGTGGTGTTTCTGATGCAACATGTCATGGATCTTCTCACGTTTCCAGAAAACCTGCAGAAATGAACCTCACATTGAAACCGGTTCTCATTTCCATCAACAAACGATTAGCTGCATTTTAAAGCTGTTATGGCACTTAACAACTCAACCGCTTGAGGCTTTACTTAAGACTGAGACTTTAGACTTAAGTTAAGGTTAAGACTTTACTTGAGTCTTAACAAAACCTGTCTAGAAATGCCATTTTTCATCACAATATcaaaagaaattattaaaattttattttacataaagaaaaagaagtgcattttagtacttattttttatttgccaataaattatataatcaataattaatgtatttaaaattacattatgtACATATTTGTACTGCCATTAAAATTATTCTGATTTCAAATGTaactaatattatttattattccctTTTAGAACTGGagtacagtgattttttttaaaaccagtATAAATTAAAAGCAACACAATTAATATGATGAATCATGATGTATAAATACTTGTAACGATGGGGGAAAATGTGCAattctgaaaaatgtaaaaaaaaaaaaaaaaaaaaaaaaaaaaatacaatctaaatcctaaaaaataaattttaattattatgtatTGTTTAAATTGTAGTGTATTTATTCATCATTTAAACCATTACATTTATGCTAATTTAAATGGAAAGATTTATTTTgagctttcttttatttttctcagaAATGTTTTTTATCAGTGgaatacaatgatttttttttttaagagcagtACAATTAATCAGTGCATAAATAACTGTACTGAAGGAGTAAAAGTGTATAATTGTGAAaaatccaaatgaaaaaaaaagattaggtagtatttatttgtacatttgtaatgtatttattcACCATGATCGTATTTGTTGTTCAgccatttaatttataaaaaaaaaaagatattatattatattatatatatatatatatatatatatatatatatatatatatatatatgcaattattttaattaagatCAGCATGAATTAAGAGCAGTACAGTGAATATCAATGTatcatttaaattgtatatattatttattatttaaattgcaatGTATTAGCTCATCATGGTAGTATTTGTAGCACTGCCATTAAAATAATTCAGAcctaaaaataaattgcattttattaaaattcattttcttcatgtaaaatataattttggatTTGTTTCTTCTGATTTTGACATGTTTTGATGAGATTCACTCTACATAGAGAGACAGAAGTCAGTGGTGTGTTGAATTGAGGCCCAGATTTATCTCAACAAATAAAACGTGATGCAAAAATGATCTTGAGACGGTGCAGACGTCATGTGAATCTTTATCCGAGACTCGAGATGCACGGGATATTTCACCATTCGCgtagcgagagacagagagaaataatGGCTCAGTAGAGTTCAGGGGCGACCCGAATCAGGGCTCATGTCCCATCACATCCAGGCGTATTTCTCCGAGTCCATGGAGCCCTTCCTCTGAAGAACATCCCAAATGCAGCCGTCGCGTCGGCTCTTGGAATCTGAAAATTAAGGCACTAAGAGAGACAGTCCCATTGAACAGAGAACGATCAACCCGGTCGTCCGATATATAATCCACACAGTCAGCTGACCCTGAGTCCGGCCAATCAGAGACAGCCAATGAAGTGAACTCCTGCTAGATCCTGATTGGACATCTGTGTGACGGAGGAGAAACTCTCCACAACTGTTGGGGTTTCCGATGGACTGTGATGAGGAAAGCGTTTCCCTGAATGAGTTTTGGCACACTAGGGTTTATATATGGCGACTATGTAGGGCCTTGCTACGAGAAGAGACCAAAGTCACAGAGTCTACGAGAAGGAAGAGAATTCACATTGTGGTGCTTCTCACGACCAGGAGGCTGGAGACACGAAACAAAACACAACGATTAAAGAGCATCAGCATGATTTAAAGCCAAAAACACTGATTTTAATGCAATGTTTTGAGATTTTGAGCCACTTGGCGTTCCATAATGTGCTGTTTCTGATtagtggaaaagaaaaaaaaaacatctaaaatgcatatttaagtgtttattttatctcacatttttttcaaaatgagttTCTTTCCCCCCTCCTATATTCTGAAGGGTTCGTTCACATTATTCACCTGATTTTTAAACAAATTCATAAAAACATGTagcaaatgtgtttgttttctggCTTCTGACAGTATTTTATGATTTACACAGtgataaagaaaaatacaaatccaGGTTCTGGAAAAACCTTTAATGTGTCGACAAAATCAAACTGGAATTTTGAACCTGGATTTATCCAATGTTCAGATTCACCTTCTGGAAAATATATGCAATAGTGCATGTTTAATTAGATAATGCTTTGcttgcatatttaaataaaacatttcagaaaaatccTCATACAAAAAATGCTTGTGATTTGTAAATAATCACTCAGCTGGGGATGTATCTGATACCTATTACCGTAGTTGAACTTCAGTGtcttttcttaaaataatatGTGCATGCTGTAAGATAACAAGAGACTGTGGAGCTGTTTATACTCACTTTGCACATTCAAGTTTGAAAACCAGAAAGTATAGTAGCATGTTTGCATAATATCATGAAAATGACTCCTGCAATATGCATCTGCAATGCATTTAACCTGTGACATTATATTAAATGTTGTGTAACATGCTCATGAATGACAAACAATAAGAGGACTTTAATTTTAAAACtgtcagtttttatttaaatgcacttGCATTATTACCATGTGTTACCTGTGCAAAGGTGAGAGAGGCGCTGCTAATCTGAAGGATGTTCAGGACACGATCGGTTCACTTCAAACCACTCGTCAATACAGCTGGAAGAGAAGCAGAGTTACtgtacgacacacacacacacacacacacacacacacacacacacgtatgttaGCAGCTTTACCCTTTGTGATAGATGCAGAGGCAGGGCAGGCGTGCGATGGTGTCTCCCTGCACCAGCTCCTCCAGACATATTGCACATTCTCCTGTGTCCTTCGCCAGGACGTCCTCTGAATAAACAACGAACAACAACCCAAATCAGCCATAGATTCGGAGTGTGGAAACAAAATCTGGAGAAGCTGCGGGTAATTCATGAACAGGATTGTCAAAGAACTCCCAAGATTTTTTCAGTCATGTGacactcgaaaaaaaaaaaaaaaaaaaacaatttcatagCATTAGTTGATAAttgaattttataaataaataaaagtttacaaattatttattcatcatGCTAGCATATGTTACACTGCCATTAAATGTATGCCGACGTAAATTTTTACTGAGTTTTCCTTTATTATTCTCTTCAATGATTTTAATTACTGGAATACAATGATTTTTAAAATTGACATCAGCATAATTTAAGAGCAGTACAATGCATATCACAGCATAAATACTTTACAGTTAAGAGGTAAAATGTGTGTAATTGTCATTAAGTTGTCATGAAAAATCTTTATCCCATtctcaataaatgtattatttaaattgattgAAATGATTTAAATTGCAATGTATTTACTCATTGCTTTGGCACATTAATTTATATCAGTTTATATAAACGTATAGTATATACTTAATTTAGCATaatgcaattattttaattaaaatcagcataaattaaaagcagtgccatgaatttaattatttaaattgtatatattgtttattatttaaattgtaatgtatTTACTCATGGTAGTATATGTTGtactataattaattaaaataattgcattATATAAATTTTCCTCAAAACAAACGTTATTTTCTTTATTGTGCTTAAGTAGAAttagaatgaattaataaataaaagaataaataaatacatatatagagATCTAATCTGAACCTGTAAATAAAATTCAAGTTACACTTGATAAACGCAGCatgggcctcattcatgaaaacccaaaatatgaattaagaaattaaatgatataaacataatatttacACAGAATTGAACTTTTTTCATGAatgaaaaaagtatattttatgaaTGAGCAAAAGGTGGCGCTGAAGATCTGTATTTCTGACCATCAGAAGAGCAGCTTCTCTGACTGATTCCTGCTGTTTACAGAACAGAGTTCAACTCAAAAACTCATGCATTTCAGCATGCAACGAGATTCTCAACTAGAAACATACTGTAGAAGAAAAACAGCTTCAGCCACAGTGAATTAATTGGATGTTGAAAAGTGTTTGTATGAAGgtggtttaaaaaaattatttcaaagggTGATTATAGATGATAAAGACAAAAcgatgaattaattaaataagaTAGTTTGATTTCATGCTGAAAAACAGTAAAGGGCTGAAATCTTAAGATCAGTAAGTCAGCGGCCAGTGTTTGTTGGCAGAGTGAGGTGAACTGACACCTCC
Proteins encoded in this region:
- the nod1 gene encoding nucleotide-binding oligomerization domain-containing protein 1, whose protein sequence is MGSYKSEGSHLKLLTSHRELLVERVKNTQCILDNLQMNGFICTEDIEIIHRSSTKTDQVRKILELVQSKGEECSAYFIHVLHEAYDAYIDLRPWFEEIRYTPLDTISVIPVVNTDPISKYCEKLRYELGRDTQFITSYSKSEETPLEDLYTDTQMELLNDRGESLGYLQSLDELLGDQGVFNSQAETIFITGDAGVGKSIVLQKLQNLWSRRELKTHAKFFFKFRCRMFSAFKETDEISLKDLIFKHNCYPDSDVDNEVFTYILRFPETVLFTFDGYDEIQTDFDLDNVPETVSPEEKTRPLLLLMNLLCGKLLKGSWKILTARSGTEIQSRVIWKKVYLKGFSPEHLKKYTALHFPEKEHRTMVTDQLDANPHLCGLCSVPLFSWIILKSFKHLHSVYDNFELPDSCITLTNVFLLLSEVFLGHSTARPGLLKGSTRCPAETFKNGERKLAAFARLALNGLQRGGLVFSIEEVTSCGLEDEILQFGFLRPASHYDGCGGSATFEFLHETLQAFLAAFALVLDSKITPESILSFFSKCEYKRSSHFSCLPCLRKSRPRDKDPFQTNFQFTNLFLCGLLSKPNAALLEHLVPPASLKQKRKILKSYLSNSVRTHLKGLPRYPSTDIEGDKVHAMPNFLWMLRCIFETNSEDIAKMTANGISADYIKIAFCNIYSADCSALNFVLHHRRKHLGVDMDNNNINDYGVKQLRPSFSKMTVIRFCVNQLTDSSIEVLAEELIRHKVIKVLGLYKNYITDVGAKLVAKIIEECPHLKVVKLGCNNITGVGGKYLASAIHKSKSIFDVGMWGNTIGDEGADAFAEALKNHPSLTNLSLSANGITSHGGRSLAKALKENKSLHIFWLIQNKISDDAASDFADAFRSNSALTHLMLIENAFTIQGAKEMSEGLTNNTTLKEVNIKGSRVSEEEEQLYEGDKRLRFH